From one Actinopolyspora saharensis genomic stretch:
- a CDS encoding FAD-binding oxidoreductase, translating to MSAVTEETALRALREALGHEWVTEAAETDRVGTSRPRWVVHADGTERAAAALRVAAEHGMSVVPRGGGSKLDRGESPERADLLLDLSAADEVVEHAAGDLVVRAKAGTPLREVQRTVSGAGQQLSLEDPHPTATIGGMIATRSAGPCRYLHGGVRDLIIGITVVCADGTVASSGGKVVKNVAGYDLGKLFTGSYGTLGVVTEAIFRLHPLAEERRWVAVTLPDPRAAAEAARLLRVSRAMPTAVELDRPAGQGPITVCAELEGRSGVTRERAAELARSLGEELGRTCEVSGTAPEWWGRPPGEPGASTGIRMASRPADLAELLEGAGRVEEETGVALPLRGSAGLAVLDAGVADGSSDESVAALVEGIRSRTTALDGHTTVSWAPEGVKRLVDVWGPVQPGALTLMRRTKDQFDPEHRLAPGRFVGGL from the coding sequence ATGAGTGCAGTCACCGAGGAAACGGCCCTGAGAGCCCTGCGCGAGGCTCTCGGGCACGAGTGGGTCACCGAGGCCGCCGAGACCGACCGGGTCGGCACGAGCCGGCCGAGATGGGTGGTGCACGCGGACGGGACCGAACGGGCCGCGGCCGCGCTGCGCGTCGCCGCCGAGCACGGGATGAGCGTGGTCCCCAGGGGAGGCGGCAGCAAGCTCGACCGCGGCGAGTCGCCCGAACGCGCGGACCTGCTGCTCGACCTCTCCGCGGCCGACGAGGTCGTCGAGCACGCCGCCGGGGACCTCGTGGTGCGCGCCAAGGCGGGAACACCGCTGCGGGAGGTGCAGCGCACCGTCTCCGGGGCGGGACAGCAGCTGTCCCTCGAGGACCCGCACCCGACGGCGACCATCGGAGGGATGATCGCCACCCGCTCCGCCGGGCCGTGCCGCTACCTGCACGGCGGGGTGCGCGACCTGATCATCGGGATCACCGTGGTCTGCGCCGACGGGACGGTGGCGAGCTCGGGCGGAAAGGTCGTCAAGAACGTGGCAGGCTACGACCTGGGCAAACTGTTCACCGGGTCCTACGGGACGCTCGGTGTCGTCACCGAGGCGATATTCCGGCTGCACCCACTGGCCGAAGAGCGCCGCTGGGTCGCGGTCACCCTTCCCGACCCGAGGGCCGCGGCCGAGGCCGCTCGGCTGCTCCGCGTGTCCAGGGCGATGCCCACCGCCGTCGAACTGGACCGTCCCGCGGGGCAGGGCCCGATCACCGTGTGCGCCGAGCTGGAGGGGCGCTCCGGGGTCACCCGGGAGCGGGCCGCGGAGCTGGCGCGTTCGCTGGGTGAGGAGCTCGGGCGCACGTGCGAGGTGAGCGGGACCGCCCCCGAGTGGTGGGGACGACCCCCCGGGGAGCCGGGGGCGAGCACGGGAATCCGGATGGCGAGCAGACCGGCCGATCTCGCGGAGCTGCTCGAAGGTGCCGGTCGGGTCGAGGAGGAAACCGGCGTGGCACTCCCGCTGCGGGGCTCGGCCGGACTCGCAGTGCTCGACGCGGGGGTTGCCGACGGCTCGTCCGACGAGTCCGTGGCCGCGCTCGTCGAGGGGATCCGCTCCCGCACGACGGCGCTCGACGGCCACACGACCGTGTCCTGGGCCCCGGAAGGCGTGAAACGGCTCGTCGACGTGTGGGGACCGGTTCAGCCCGGAGCGCTCACGTTGATGCGCCGCACCAAGGATCAGTTCGACCCCGAGCACCGTCTCGCACCGGGACGGTTCGTTGGAGGGCTGTGA
- a CDS encoding FAD-linked oxidase C-terminal domain-containing protein gives MESTEPAPPTREGASADLDGCVELLRKLLPEQALITDRQRVRTYECDGLASYRTVPAAVVLPENAEQVRSAVAACSEHGVPFVARGSGTGLSAGALPRADGVLIVTSKMRRILELDIANERAVVEPGVINLDVTKAAAPHGYYFAPDPSSQQVCSVGGNVAENSGGAHCLKYGFTTNHVLAVEVVTADGELVELGGAAHEAPGYDLLGAFIGSEGTLGVVTSITVRLLRSPESVRTLLAGFPSTDEAGAAVSAIIAAGVTPAAVEMMDALSITAAEQAVQCGYPEGAGAVLVVELDGPAPEVERTFTEVWQHCAEHGAFEIRTAADETERALIWKGRKSAFAAVGRISRDYIVQDGVIPRTALPEVLRSIAELSAESGVRVANVFHAGDGNLHPLVLFDGSEPGATERAEEVSGAILELCVEQGGSITGEHGVGADKVRYMGRMFTARDLDVMQCVRCAFDPAGLCNPGKVFPTPRLCGEAPGRRRGVHPLTEAGLADQF, from the coding sequence ATGGAGTCCACCGAACCGGCGCCGCCCACGCGGGAGGGCGCGAGCGCCGACCTCGACGGATGTGTCGAACTGCTGCGAAAACTGCTCCCCGAGCAAGCACTGATCACGGATCGGCAGCGCGTGCGGACCTACGAGTGCGACGGGCTGGCCAGCTACCGCACGGTGCCCGCGGCCGTGGTGCTGCCGGAGAACGCCGAACAGGTCCGCTCCGCGGTGGCGGCCTGCTCCGAGCACGGAGTTCCCTTCGTCGCACGCGGCTCGGGAACCGGCCTGTCCGCCGGGGCGCTTCCCCGGGCCGACGGCGTGCTCATCGTGACCTCGAAGATGCGCCGGATCCTGGAACTGGACATCGCCAACGAACGCGCCGTCGTGGAACCGGGGGTGATCAACCTCGACGTCACGAAGGCCGCCGCGCCCCACGGCTACTACTTCGCCCCGGACCCCTCCAGCCAGCAGGTCTGCTCGGTGGGAGGCAACGTGGCCGAGAACTCCGGAGGGGCGCACTGCCTGAAGTACGGGTTCACCACCAACCACGTGCTGGCCGTGGAGGTGGTCACCGCCGACGGTGAGCTCGTCGAACTGGGCGGAGCGGCCCACGAGGCACCCGGCTACGACCTGCTCGGCGCGTTCATCGGCAGCGAGGGAACCCTCGGCGTGGTCACCTCGATCACCGTGCGGCTGCTCCGCTCCCCGGAGAGCGTGCGCACCCTGCTCGCCGGGTTCCCCTCCACGGACGAGGCGGGCGCCGCCGTCTCGGCGATCATAGCCGCCGGAGTCACCCCGGCCGCCGTCGAGATGATGGACGCCCTGTCCATCACCGCGGCCGAGCAGGCCGTGCAGTGCGGGTACCCGGAAGGCGCCGGTGCCGTCCTCGTCGTCGAGCTGGACGGGCCGGCTCCCGAGGTGGAGCGGACGTTCACCGAGGTCTGGCAGCACTGCGCGGAGCACGGTGCTTTCGAGATCAGAACCGCCGCCGACGAGACCGAACGCGCGCTGATCTGGAAGGGACGCAAGTCGGCCTTCGCCGCGGTCGGCCGCATCAGCCGCGACTACATCGTCCAGGACGGCGTGATCCCCCGCACCGCGCTGCCCGAGGTGCTGCGGAGCATCGCGGAGCTGTCCGCTGAGTCGGGGGTGCGGGTCGCCAACGTCTTCCACGCCGGCGACGGGAACCTGCACCCGCTGGTGCTGTTCGACGGCTCGGAACCCGGCGCCACCGAGCGCGCCGAGGAGGTATCCGGGGCGATCCTGGAGCTGTGCGTGGAGCAGGGCGGGTCGATCACGGGTGAGCACGGTGTCGGGGCCGACAAGGTCCGCTACATGGGCCGGATGTTCACCGCGAGGGACCTGGACGTCATGCAGTGCGTGCGCTGCGCCTTCGACCCCGCCGGGTTGTGCAACCCGGGCAAGGTATTCCCCACGCCGCGGCTGTGCGGCGAGGCCCCGGGGCGGCGGCGCGGGGTGCACCCACTGACCGAAGCGGGATTGGCCGATCAGTTCTGA
- a CDS encoding oxygenase MpaB family protein, protein MSSLSESDVVEPRFDPLGRYARLRLIRSLDPEREHTLIYRISAGMEFPWDYTRALELALFRTFCVPSISELLQRTGEFAHRTQKRYDDTSVLMEEIGRHGYDSQRGKQALRKINRMHGRYDISNDDMLYVLSTFIYEPIRWIDAYGWRRLSEHERTAAYHHYRRVGARMGIHSIPGYAEFERFNRGYEAEHFVFAESNRVVGQDNLDLVCGWFPRPLRRVVSRGVIAGLEPEMRRAFGFPQPRNWETRAVSTALRLRGGIERLLPARRYSKLGRGKKRSYPNGYHLDELGVLNSG, encoded by the coding sequence GTGAGCTCGTTGTCCGAGTCCGACGTCGTGGAACCGCGGTTCGACCCGCTGGGCAGATACGCTCGGCTGCGGCTGATCCGCAGCCTGGACCCGGAGCGGGAGCACACGCTGATCTACCGGATATCGGCGGGCATGGAGTTCCCCTGGGACTACACGCGGGCGTTGGAGCTGGCGCTGTTCCGGACCTTCTGCGTGCCGAGCATCTCGGAGCTGCTGCAGCGCACCGGGGAGTTCGCCCACAGGACCCAGAAGCGCTACGACGACACCTCGGTGCTGATGGAGGAGATCGGCAGGCACGGTTACGACTCGCAGCGGGGCAAGCAGGCGCTGCGCAAGATCAACCGGATGCACGGGCGCTACGACATCAGCAACGACGACATGCTCTACGTGCTGTCCACTTTCATCTACGAGCCGATCCGCTGGATCGACGCCTACGGTTGGCGGAGGTTGAGCGAGCACGAGCGCACCGCCGCCTACCACCACTACCGGCGAGTCGGCGCCCGGATGGGGATCCACTCGATCCCCGGATACGCGGAGTTCGAGCGGTTCAACCGGGGGTACGAGGCCGAGCACTTCGTGTTCGCCGAGAGCAACCGGGTGGTCGGGCAGGACAACCTGGACCTGGTGTGCGGGTGGTTCCCGCGTCCGTTGCGCCGCGTGGTCTCCCGCGGGGTCATCGCCGGGTTGGAGCCGGAGATGCGCAGGGCGTTCGGGTTCCCGCAGCCGCGGAACTGGGAGACGCGGGCCGTTTCCACCGCTCTCCGGTTGCGCGGCGGGATCGAGCGGTTGCTGCCCGCGCGGCGGTACAGCAAGCTCGGGCGCGGCAAGAAGCGCAGCTACCCGAACGGCTATCACCTGGACGAGCTGGGAGTGCTCAACAGCGGGTGA
- a CDS encoding alkaline phosphatase family protein: MDWIVAPDDAEWRLSEVLPSALGAMGVAGFTDTVGLPECSSAAVLLVDGLGWRSLREHAADAPLLSSLDTGRPGAAGFPTTTATSISSLGTGTCSGQHGVVGYSFAEPGGGLFRPLSWSKKDASGNGQSMLQEWPPEQAQPNAPVLERAGASGVDTRLVVPAEFEGTGLTRAALRGGTFRGIRAVGDLAAEMRESLGRKSPVLCYGYHGQLDMLGHVHGPGSLPWRMQLRQVDTLVRSIVEGLPGGTALLVVADHGMVRADPELSTDIDADPDLLEGVRLVGGEARARHLYTEPGAAEDVLAAWRERLGPDALVVSAAEAVEAGWFGSTLSDAARERMGDVIALARRNGIIRSVAEPKESALRGQHGSLTAEEQYIPMLLAQG; encoded by the coding sequence ATGGACTGGATCGTCGCCCCCGATGATGCCGAGTGGCGCTTGTCCGAGGTGCTCCCCTCGGCGCTGGGGGCGATGGGAGTCGCGGGCTTCACGGACACGGTAGGCCTTCCCGAGTGCTCGAGCGCGGCGGTGCTGCTGGTGGACGGTCTCGGCTGGCGGTCGCTGCGCGAGCACGCCGCGGACGCGCCCCTGCTGAGCTCGCTGGACACGGGAAGGCCCGGCGCCGCGGGGTTTCCCACCACCACGGCCACGAGCATCAGCTCGCTGGGTACGGGAACCTGCTCCGGGCAGCACGGTGTGGTGGGCTACTCCTTCGCCGAACCCGGCGGTGGGCTGTTCCGCCCGCTGTCCTGGTCCAAGAAGGACGCCTCCGGCAACGGGCAGAGCATGCTGCAGGAGTGGCCCCCGGAACAGGCCCAGCCGAACGCCCCGGTGCTGGAGCGCGCCGGTGCCTCCGGTGTGGACACACGGCTGGTCGTGCCCGCCGAGTTCGAGGGCACCGGGCTGACCAGGGCGGCGCTGCGTGGCGGCACGTTCCGGGGAATCCGCGCGGTGGGGGACCTGGCCGCCGAGATGCGCGAGTCGCTCGGGCGGAAGTCTCCGGTGCTGTGCTACGGCTACCACGGGCAGCTGGACATGCTGGGGCACGTGCACGGTCCCGGTTCGCTGCCCTGGAGGATGCAGCTGCGCCAGGTGGACACCCTGGTGCGTTCGATCGTCGAAGGCCTGCCCGGCGGGACCGCGCTGCTCGTCGTCGCCGATCACGGCATGGTCCGGGCCGACCCGGAGCTGTCCACCGACATCGATGCCGATCCGGACCTGCTGGAAGGGGTGCGGCTGGTCGGCGGGGAGGCCCGCGCCAGGCACCTCTACACCGAGCCGGGAGCCGCCGAGGACGTGCTCGCAGCGTGGCGGGAGCGGCTGGGCCCGGACGCGCTCGTGGTCAGCGCAGCGGAGGCCGTCGAGGCCGGCTGGTTCGGCAGCACGTTGAGCGACGCGGCGCGGGAGCGGATGGGCGACGTCATCGCGCTCGCGCGGCGCAACGGGATAATCCGTTCGGTCGCCGAACCGAAGGAGTCCGCCCTGCGGGGGCAGCACGGTTCGCTGACGGCGGAGGAGCAGTACATCCCCATGTTGTTGGCGCAGGGGTGA
- a CDS encoding acyl-CoA dehydrogenase family protein, whose protein sequence is MRREMFDEDHEAFRQTCRTFIAKELVPHLQEWEEAGVVSRDAWRKAGAQGLLGTAIEERFGGGGVEDFRFNVVLDEELIAAGMTGFGAPVHNDINVPYLTKLATEEQKQRWLPGFCTGETVTAIAMTEPEAGSDLQGIRTTAVRDGDEYVINGQKTFISNGINADLVIVVARTDPDPSSGHEGISLLVVESDAPGFERGRNLEKIGQKSQDTAELFFNDVRVPARNLLGEEGQGFVYLMQNLPQERLSIAVASAAGAAKALELTKEYCKERTAFGRPIGKFQNTRFELAEIATEVEIGQVFVDRCVTEHVRGELSIEHAAMAKWWLTEMNKRVVDRCLQLHGGYGYVLEYPIAKAFLDTRVQTIYGGTTEIMKEIIGRQLGF, encoded by the coding sequence ATGCGCAGGGAAATGTTCGACGAGGACCACGAGGCCTTCCGGCAGACCTGCCGGACCTTCATAGCCAAGGAGCTGGTTCCGCACCTGCAGGAGTGGGAAGAGGCGGGCGTGGTCAGCAGGGACGCCTGGCGCAAGGCCGGCGCGCAGGGGCTGCTCGGCACCGCGATCGAGGAGCGCTTCGGCGGGGGCGGCGTCGAGGACTTCCGGTTCAACGTGGTGCTGGACGAGGAGCTGATCGCGGCCGGGATGACCGGCTTCGGGGCGCCGGTGCACAACGACATCAACGTTCCGTACCTGACGAAACTGGCCACCGAGGAGCAGAAGCAGCGCTGGTTGCCGGGCTTCTGCACCGGCGAGACCGTCACGGCCATCGCGATGACCGAGCCGGAGGCGGGCAGCGATCTGCAGGGGATCCGGACCACCGCCGTGCGCGACGGCGACGAGTACGTGATCAACGGGCAGAAGACGTTCATCAGCAACGGGATCAACGCCGACCTGGTCATCGTGGTGGCCCGGACCGACCCGGACCCGTCCTCCGGGCACGAGGGCATCAGCCTCCTGGTCGTCGAAAGCGACGCACCCGGCTTCGAGCGCGGGCGCAACTTGGAGAAGATCGGGCAGAAGTCGCAGGACACCGCCGAGCTGTTCTTCAACGACGTCCGCGTTCCCGCGCGGAACCTGCTCGGTGAGGAGGGGCAGGGCTTCGTCTACCTGATGCAGAACCTGCCGCAGGAGCGCCTGTCCATCGCCGTGGCCTCCGCGGCCGGGGCCGCCAAGGCGCTGGAGCTGACCAAGGAGTACTGCAAGGAGCGCACCGCCTTCGGCAGGCCGATCGGCAAGTTCCAGAACACCAGGTTCGAGCTCGCCGAGATCGCCACCGAGGTCGAGATCGGGCAGGTTTTCGTCGACCGCTGCGTCACCGAGCACGTCCGCGGTGAACTGAGCATCGAGCACGCGGCCATGGCCAAGTGGTGGCTGACCGAGATGAACAAGCGCGTGGTGGACAGGTGCTTGCAGTTGCACGGAGGATACGGGTACGTGCTCGAGTACCCGATCGCGAAGGCCTTCCTGGACACGCGGGTACAGACCATCTACGGCGGTACCACGGAGATAATGAAGGAGATCATCGGCAGGCAGCTAGGCTTCTAG
- a CDS encoding CaiB/BaiF CoA transferase family protein produces MQRSEDGSPAEPGERAEGGGPLAGVRVVELAGMGPAPFCAMLLADLGADVVRVERPTNPGGEQDLLNRGKRSVLVDLKHERGPEAVRALAERADVLLEGFRPGVAERLGVGPEACFERNPALIYGRMTGWGQDGPLADTAGHDVDYLALSGALHATGEAGGPPRFPANLLGDFGGGAMYLAVGVLAALLRTRAGGGGQVVDASVVDGAAHLSTMLYGMFASGGWSTERGTNLLDGGAPFYDVYATSDGEHVAVGALEPRFYAELLEGLGLSGELPDRDDPSNWPEIRRRLAEAFAGGTKQHWTEVFDGSDACVAPVLSMAEAPEHPHVRARRTLVENDGVVQPAAAPRFSGTPGPEPGPVPDAGAHTAEVLGEWHVAERDDLLRSGALYGELVRREDV; encoded by the coding sequence GTGCAGCGCTCGGAGGACGGATCCCCGGCGGAGCCGGGCGAGCGGGCCGAGGGGGGCGGGCCCCTCGCCGGGGTGCGGGTCGTCGAGCTCGCGGGGATGGGGCCCGCCCCGTTCTGCGCCATGCTGCTGGCCGACCTGGGGGCCGATGTCGTCCGGGTGGAGCGCCCGACGAACCCGGGCGGCGAGCAGGACCTGCTCAACAGGGGCAAGCGCTCGGTGCTCGTCGATCTCAAGCACGAGCGCGGCCCGGAGGCGGTGCGCGCGCTGGCCGAACGAGCCGACGTCCTGCTGGAGGGGTTCCGCCCGGGGGTCGCGGAACGGCTGGGAGTCGGCCCCGAGGCGTGCTTCGAGCGCAACCCCGCGCTGATCTACGGCCGGATGACCGGCTGGGGGCAGGACGGGCCGCTGGCGGACACGGCGGGTCACGACGTGGACTACCTCGCGCTCAGCGGAGCCCTGCACGCGACCGGGGAGGCGGGCGGGCCGCCGCGGTTCCCGGCCAACCTGCTGGGCGACTTCGGCGGCGGGGCGATGTACCTGGCGGTGGGAGTGCTGGCCGCGCTGCTGCGGACACGCGCCGGTGGCGGGGGACAGGTGGTTGACGCCTCCGTAGTGGACGGTGCGGCGCACCTGAGCACCATGCTCTACGGCATGTTCGCCAGCGGCGGCTGGAGCACCGAGCGCGGAACCAACCTGCTGGACGGCGGGGCCCCCTTCTACGACGTCTACGCCACCTCCGACGGGGAGCACGTGGCCGTCGGAGCCCTGGAGCCGCGGTTCTACGCGGAGCTGCTCGAAGGCCTCGGGCTGTCGGGAGAGCTCCCGGACCGGGACGACCCGTCCAACTGGCCCGAGATCCGCCGCCGACTCGCCGAGGCCTTCGCCGGCGGAACGAAGCAGCACTGGACCGAGGTCTTCGACGGCTCCGACGCGTGCGTCGCTCCGGTCCTGTCGATGGCCGAAGCACCCGAGCACCCGCACGTGCGCGCGCGGCGGACGCTGGTGGAGAACGACGGGGTGGTGCAGCCCGCCGCCGCTCCGCGGTTCTCCGGAACCCCCGGCCCCGAACCCGGGCCGGTGCCGGACGCGGGAGCGCACACCGCCGAGGTGCTCGGCGAGTGGCACGTCGCCGAGCGCGACGACCTGCTGCGATCCGGTGCCCTGTACGGCGAGCTTGTCCGGCGAGAGGACGTGTGA
- a CDS encoding MerR family transcriptional regulator: MLRTADDEELTIDELASRSGVTVRTVRFYASRGLLPPPRLRGRVGLYGADHLARLDLIRELQNLGFTLSAIERHLERIPEDAPPEELALQRALLAPWTSDQAERIDRSELDRRAGRALDDREIGQLVTLGVLERDTAEEGGQFLLTNTSMLDVGLRITELELPSDMLLRAKDIVEQHTARMAGELRELFAANVLRPYVERGRPEAERERVRATADQLRPLTIQVLVNGFQRAVNDVIRNHA, encoded by the coding sequence ATGCTCCGAACAGCAGACGACGAAGAACTCACGATCGACGAGCTGGCCTCCCGGTCGGGAGTGACCGTGCGGACGGTTCGCTTCTACGCGTCACGCGGTCTGCTCCCCCCGCCGCGCCTGCGCGGCCGGGTGGGGCTGTACGGAGCGGATCACCTCGCGCGGCTGGATCTCATCCGCGAGCTGCAGAACCTCGGCTTCACGCTGAGCGCGATAGAGCGGCACCTCGAGCGCATCCCGGAGGACGCACCTCCCGAGGAGCTGGCGCTGCAACGGGCGCTGCTGGCTCCGTGGACCAGTGACCAGGCGGAGCGGATCGACCGCAGCGAGCTGGACCGCCGAGCCGGGCGCGCGCTGGACGACCGGGAGATCGGGCAGCTGGTCACGCTCGGCGTCCTCGAACGCGACACCGCGGAGGAGGGCGGGCAGTTCCTCCTGACCAACACCTCCATGCTGGACGTCGGCCTGCGGATAACGGAGCTGGAACTGCCCTCGGACATGCTGCTGCGGGCCAAGGACATCGTCGAGCAGCACACCGCCCGGATGGCCGGCGAGCTCCGCGAGCTCTTCGCGGCCAACGTGCTGCGCCCGTACGTGGAGCGGGGACGTCCGGAGGCCGAGCGCGAACGGGTGCGCGCCACGGCCGACCAGCTGCGCCCGCTGACCATCCAGGTGCTGGTCAACGGCTTCCAGCGCGCGGTCAACGATGTGATCCGCAACCACGCGTGA
- a CDS encoding SSI family serine proteinase inhibitor, translated as MGVSRFITRSLLAAGTVAATALVPLVPQASAAEPAAQAERATTGPEQANREISALELRVTPGTRTAESRTALLHCDPAGGTHPEAAAACEQLDAVQGRLGSLRAGKEKPMCPLVYRPVTVKATGTWKNSPVQYSQKYSNACEMKAYTGAVFDF; from the coding sequence ATGGGCGTCTCTCGGTTCATCACCCGGTCCCTGCTGGCGGCCGGAACCGTCGCGGCCACCGCACTGGTCCCGCTCGTTCCGCAGGCGTCCGCGGCCGAACCGGCCGCTCAGGCCGAACGAGCCACCACCGGACCCGAGCAGGCGAACCGGGAGATCAGCGCGCTCGAGCTGCGCGTGACCCCGGGAACCCGCACGGCTGAGTCGAGGACGGCCCTGCTGCACTGCGACCCCGCGGGAGGCACGCACCCCGAAGCCGCCGCGGCCTGCGAACAGCTCGACGCCGTACAGGGCAGACTCGGTTCCCTGCGCGCGGGCAAGGAGAAACCGATGTGCCCGCTGGTGTACCGGCCCGTGACCGTCAAGGCCACCGGCACCTGGAAGAACTCCCCCGTGCAGTACAGCCAGAAGTACTCCAACGCCTGTGAGATGAAGGCCTACACCGGAGCGGTGTTCGACTTCTGA
- a CDS encoding L-serine ammonia-lyase → MAISVFDLFSVGIGPSSSHTVGPMRAAARFAARLRAEGLLSGVAHVRAELFGSLGATGHGHGSPKAVLLGLEGHHPEVVDPTAVSGRVDEIRSTGRLLLDGSHEIRFDSDSDLAMHRGQSLPVHPNGMRFSAADSDGTELCTAVYYSIGGGFVLDEQAAGADRVKQDTTEVAHPFRTGGELLRRCAETGRTVSGLMLANELSWRDERRVSEELLDIWHVMRECVHNGCNSTGSLPGGLRVERRAAELRAKLADSDDPMEWVTVYALAVNEENAAGGRVVTAPTNGAAGIVPAVLHYYMRFLPGTDGSGVVRFLLAAGAVGVLFKENASISGAEVGCQGEVGSACSMAAAGLAEVLGGTPEQVENAAEIAMEHNLGLTCDPIGGLVQIPCIERNAVASVKAITAARMALRGDGSHFVSLDKVIKTMRDTGDDMKDKYKETARGGLAVNVIEC, encoded by the coding sequence ATGGCGATCAGTGTCTTCGATCTTTTCTCGGTGGGGATCGGTCCGTCCAGTTCGCACACCGTCGGTCCGATGCGCGCTGCCGCGCGCTTCGCCGCGCGGCTGCGCGCCGAGGGCCTGCTGTCCGGCGTCGCGCACGTGCGGGCCGAGCTGTTCGGCTCGCTCGGCGCGACCGGGCACGGGCACGGCAGTCCCAAGGCGGTACTGCTCGGTCTGGAGGGGCATCACCCGGAAGTGGTCGACCCGACCGCCGTCTCCGGGCGGGTGGACGAGATCCGCTCGACCGGCCGGTTGCTGCTGGACGGTTCCCACGAGATTCGATTCGATTCCGACAGCGACCTCGCGATGCATCGCGGGCAGTCGCTGCCCGTGCATCCCAACGGGATGCGTTTCAGCGCCGCGGACTCCGACGGGACCGAGCTGTGCACGGCGGTGTACTACTCGATCGGCGGTGGTTTCGTCCTCGACGAGCAGGCCGCGGGCGCGGACAGGGTCAAGCAGGACACCACCGAAGTCGCCCACCCGTTCCGCACCGGGGGCGAGCTCCTGCGGCGGTGCGCCGAGACGGGCAGGACGGTCAGCGGGCTCATGCTGGCCAACGAGCTCTCCTGGCGCGACGAGCGGCGGGTCTCGGAGGAGCTGCTCGACATCTGGCACGTCATGCGCGAGTGCGTGCACAACGGGTGCAACAGCACGGGCAGCCTGCCCGGCGGACTGCGCGTCGAGCGCCGCGCCGCCGAGCTCCGCGCCAAGCTCGCCGACTCAGACGACCCCATGGAGTGGGTGACGGTGTACGCGCTCGCCGTCAACGAGGAGAACGCCGCCGGTGGTCGAGTGGTGACGGCCCCCACCAACGGTGCGGCGGGCATCGTCCCCGCAGTGCTGCACTACTACATGCGGTTCCTGCCCGGGACGGACGGTTCCGGGGTGGTTCGCTTCCTGCTGGCGGCCGGGGCCGTGGGGGTGCTGTTCAAGGAGAACGCCTCCATCTCCGGCGCCGAGGTGGGCTGCCAGGGCGAGGTCGGCTCGGCGTGCTCGATGGCTGCGGCCGGGCTGGCCGAGGTGCTGGGTGGAACTCCGGAGCAGGTGGAGAACGCCGCCGAGATCGCGATGGAGCACAACCTCGGGCTCACCTGCGATCCGATCGGCGGTCTGGTGCAGATCCCGTGCATCGAGCGCAACGCCGTCGCCTCGGTCAAGGCCATCACGGCCGCGCGGATGGCGCTGCGCGGGGACGGCAGTCACTTCGTCTCGCTGGACAAGGTCATCAAGACGATGCGCGACACCGGCGACGACATGAAGGACAAGTACAAGGAGACGGCGCGGGGCGGCCTGGCCGTCAACGTCATCGAGTGCTGA
- the gcvH gene encoding glycine cleavage system protein GcvH: MSLPTDLKYTEEHEWLAERDDVVRVGVTPYAANALGDIVYVDLPEVGKQITFGEACGELESTKSVSDLYAPATGEVTAVNEAVIDDPAQVNADPFGEGWLLEMRVTEYGKLLDSAQYAELTGE; this comes from the coding sequence ATGAGCCTGCCCACGGACCTCAAGTACACAGAGGAGCACGAGTGGCTCGCCGAGCGCGACGACGTCGTGCGCGTCGGCGTCACGCCGTATGCCGCCAACGCGCTCGGTGACATCGTCTACGTGGACCTGCCCGAGGTCGGCAAGCAGATCACGTTCGGCGAAGCCTGCGGTGAGCTGGAATCGACCAAGTCGGTCAGCGACCTCTACGCGCCGGCCACCGGCGAGGTCACGGCGGTCAACGAAGCCGTGATCGACGACCCGGCCCAGGTCAACGCCGACCCCTTCGGCGAGGGCTGGCTGCTGGAGATGCGGGTCACCGAGTACGGCAAGCTGCTGGACTCGGCGCAGTACGCCGAGCTCACCGGTGAGTGA